From the genome of Pukyongia salina, one region includes:
- a CDS encoding TetR/AcrR family transcriptional regulator has product MKDKIIQKAAEMFITLGFKSVTMDDIANELAISKKTIYTHFKNKSQLVHEVTMSVFETISYGIDCICELRKNPIEELYEIKRLVMVHLKNERSSPQYQLQKYYPEIHEALKANHYQKMSECTLRNLKRGVEMGLYRENLDIDFVSRIYFIGVNGIKDEVLFPPSKFQKDKIFDDYLEYHLRGIVTKEGLKTLNQFINSTVHNA; this is encoded by the coding sequence ATGAAAGATAAGATTATACAAAAGGCAGCAGAAATGTTCATCACACTAGGCTTTAAAAGTGTGACCATGGATGATATTGCAAACGAACTTGCGATTTCAAAAAAAACGATCTACACTCATTTTAAAAATAAATCTCAACTGGTTCACGAGGTTACCATGAGTGTATTCGAGACGATTTCTTATGGAATCGATTGTATTTGTGAACTTCGTAAAAATCCTATCGAAGAATTGTACGAGATAAAACGTCTGGTGATGGTTCATCTTAAAAATGAGCGTTCCTCACCCCAATATCAACTTCAGAAATACTATCCCGAAATCCACGAAGCATTAAAGGCAAACCATTATCAGAAAATGAGTGAATGTACTTTGCGAAATCTGAAACGCGGTGTGGAAATGGGACTTTATCGTGAAAACCTGGATATAGATTTTGTCTCTCGTATCTACTTCATTGGAGTAAATGGAATAAAAGACGAAGTATTATTCCCACCATCCAAATTTCAAAAAGACAAGATATTCGACGATTATCTGGAGTATCATTTACGAGGGATCGTAACCAAAGAAGGATTAAAAACTCTTAACCAATTCATTAATTCAACAGTGCATAATGCGTAA
- a CDS encoding polyprenyl synthetase family protein yields the protein MDLLKKYSNSLEEHLDKAVTIQEPTQLYEPIKYILDLGGKRLRPILTLMCCDFFEVDYHKAMNAALAVELFHNFSLIHDDIMDNAPLRRKKETVHEKWDLNTGILSGDAMLILAYRLFEDYESALFRELARLFSKTAIQVCEGQQYDVDFERRDDVRLDEYIKMIDCKTAVLIGAAMKMGAIVAGASTACKTSLFEFGRNLGIAFQLQDDYLDAFGNPDTFGKQVGGDIIANKKTFLYLTALERSSPSEAAELRHLFSISPKDPSDKVAIVKRIFENSGAVSATEKEIAHYTQTANEVLNTIKISEERKEELRNFGAWLMRRKV from the coding sequence ATGGATCTATTGAAGAAATACAGTAATTCTCTGGAAGAACATTTGGATAAGGCGGTTACTATTCAGGAACCAACTCAACTATATGAGCCAATAAAATATATCTTAGACCTTGGTGGGAAACGTTTACGGCCCATTCTCACTTTGATGTGTTGCGATTTTTTTGAAGTTGATTATCACAAGGCAATGAACGCTGCCCTGGCCGTTGAACTTTTCCATAATTTTTCGCTCATTCACGATGACATAATGGATAATGCTCCTTTAAGGCGAAAAAAGGAGACGGTTCATGAAAAATGGGATCTCAATACGGGAATTCTCTCGGGGGACGCAATGTTGATTCTGGCATATAGGCTGTTCGAGGATTACGAATCTGCTTTATTCCGGGAATTAGCACGTCTGTTTAGTAAAACCGCGATCCAGGTTTGTGAAGGACAGCAATACGACGTGGATTTTGAACGTCGCGACGATGTTCGACTGGATGAATATATAAAAATGATAGATTGCAAGACAGCTGTCCTTATTGGTGCAGCAATGAAGATGGGAGCCATCGTGGCAGGTGCATCTACAGCTTGTAAAACCAGCTTATTCGAATTTGGAAGGAATTTGGGAATTGCTTTTCAGTTACAGGATGATTACCTCGATGCCTTCGGAAATCCGGATACTTTCGGAAAACAGGTGGGCGGCGATATCATAGCCAACAAAAAAACGTTCTTATATCTCACTGCCCTGGAAAGATCATCACCTTCCGAAGCGGCCGAACTAAGGCATCTGTTCAGTATTAGTCCGAAGGATCCTTCAGATAAAGTGGCGATAGTAAAACGAATATTTGAGAATTCGGGTGCCGTTTCAGCAACAGAAAAAGAAATAGCACATTATACGCAAACGGCCAATGAGGTATTAAATACCATTAAGATCTCGGAAGAAAGAAAAGAAGAATTACGCAATTTCGGAGCCTGGCTCATGCGTAGAAAAGTTTAA
- a CDS encoding alpha-ketoglutarate decarboxylase — protein MKCCRNISIYLLLSILLGCSFQSVAQEQKAPSQFWQHVRFGGGIGLSFGNGFFSGTLAPSAIYQFDERWAMGLGLNGTYNKQKDTYSSTILGGNVITLYNVIPEIQLSAEFEELNVNRSYDSRLGLEDDNYWYPALFLGAGFRTNNITVGIRYDVLYDETDSIYANAWMPFFRVYF, from the coding sequence ATGAAATGTTGTCGTAACATATCTATTTATCTGCTCCTTAGCATACTTTTAGGATGTTCTTTCCAATCGGTCGCCCAGGAACAAAAAGCTCCCTCACAGTTTTGGCAGCATGTTCGATTTGGAGGTGGGATTGGACTTAGTTTTGGTAATGGCTTCTTTAGTGGGACACTTGCACCCAGTGCGATCTATCAGTTCGATGAACGTTGGGCAATGGGTCTGGGATTGAACGGAACTTACAACAAACAGAAGGATACATATTCCTCAACTATTCTTGGTGGAAATGTAATTACATTGTATAACGTCATTCCCGAAATCCAGTTATCTGCCGAATTTGAAGAATTGAATGTGAATCGATCCTACGATTCTCGCCTTGGCCTGGAAGACGATAATTATTGGTATCCGGCTTTATTTCTTGGAGCGGGGTTTAGAACCAACAATATAACTGTTGGGATACGATACGATGTACTTTACGACGAAACAGATAGTATTTACGCAAATGCGTGGATGCCGTTCTTCAGGGTATATTTTTAA
- a CDS encoding 2-oxoglutarate dehydrogenase E1 component, producing MDRYSFLNAVHPAYIAELYDKYLQFPDTVEPSWRAFFQGFDFGIENGSLEALGIEGGMAEIPEAVQKEFQVIRLIDGYRSRGHLFTKTNPVRERRKYSPTLDIENFGLSQDDLHTKFQAGEVIGIGEATLEEIIRHLESIYCSSIGIEYMYIRKPEEIEWIQKKLNVNDNQPKYSPEQKKHILKKLNEAVAFENFLHTKYVGQKRFSLEGGESLIPALDTLIENAAEKGVEEFVMGMAHRGRLSTLTNIFGKSAKDIFSEFDGKDYEQDIFDGDVKYHLGWTSNRQTDSGKKINLNIAPNPSHLETVGAVVQGIARAKQDRRFKDNISKVLPIVVHGDAAIAGQGLVYEVVQMAQLDAYKTGGTIHIVVNNQVGFTTNYLDGRSSTYCTDVGKVTLSPILHVNADDVEAVVHAMLFALDFRMEFGRDVFIDLLGYRKYGHNEGDEPRFTQPKLYKAISKHKNPRDIYAEKLIQEGVIDKGFTAQLEQEYKDKLEEKLEDSRKEEKTEITAIMKDEWDGFHYAEGDSMVKTFDTTVDIKKLNEVAEVITRLPEDKKFLRKISRLIEARHKMYFEDNKLDWAMGELLAYGTLLSQGYDVRMSGQDVERGTFSHRHAVVKVEDSEEEIVLLNDLKGEQGDFYIYNSLLSEYGVVGFDYGYAMASPKTLTIWEAQFGDFSNGAQIMIDQYISASEDKWKLQNGLVMLLPHGYEGQGAEHSSARMERYLQLCAVDNMFVADCTTPANFYHLLRRQMIVDFRKPLIVFTPKSLLRHPKVVSTREELANGSFKMLIDDPDAKVSKIKTLVFLTGKFYYDLLEKKEELKRDDVALVRIEQIFPLPKDEITATLKKYKNATDIVWAQEEPKNMGAYSHMLMHYEESRNWRVCSRKMYAAPASGSSVRSLQRHQRVIESVFNPTENN from the coding sequence ATGGATCGATATTCTTTTCTCAACGCGGTACATCCTGCTTATATCGCCGAACTATACGATAAATATTTACAATTCCCCGATACGGTTGAACCTAGTTGGAGAGCATTTTTTCAAGGCTTTGACTTCGGAATTGAAAATGGTTCTCTGGAAGCCCTTGGAATTGAAGGTGGCATGGCAGAGATTCCTGAAGCCGTACAAAAGGAATTTCAGGTAATACGCCTAATCGATGGTTACCGAAGCAGGGGACATTTGTTCACTAAAACCAACCCTGTAAGAGAAAGGCGGAAATATAGCCCAACTCTGGACATCGAAAACTTTGGATTGTCGCAGGATGATCTTCATACAAAATTTCAGGCTGGTGAGGTTATTGGAATTGGAGAAGCTACCCTGGAAGAGATCATTCGCCATCTTGAAAGTATTTATTGCAGCAGTATCGGTATCGAGTATATGTATATTCGAAAGCCGGAAGAGATCGAATGGATCCAGAAAAAGCTCAATGTAAATGACAATCAACCCAAATACAGCCCTGAGCAGAAGAAACATATCCTAAAAAAGTTAAATGAAGCCGTTGCCTTCGAGAACTTTCTTCATACAAAATATGTGGGTCAGAAGCGATTTTCCCTCGAAGGAGGAGAGAGCCTGATCCCTGCTTTAGATACCCTTATAGAAAATGCCGCCGAAAAGGGCGTGGAAGAATTTGTAATGGGAATGGCGCATCGTGGACGACTTAGTACCCTTACTAATATTTTTGGGAAGAGCGCGAAGGATATTTTCAGTGAGTTCGACGGGAAGGATTACGAGCAGGACATCTTCGATGGGGACGTAAAATATCATTTGGGTTGGACGTCCAACAGACAGACGGATAGCGGCAAAAAAATAAATTTAAATATCGCACCAAACCCTTCTCACCTTGAAACGGTGGGGGCTGTAGTACAGGGAATAGCCAGAGCCAAGCAAGACAGACGCTTTAAAGACAATATAAGTAAGGTACTGCCCATAGTGGTTCACGGCGATGCAGCCATTGCCGGCCAGGGACTGGTTTATGAGGTGGTTCAAATGGCCCAGCTAGATGCCTATAAAACCGGGGGAACTATACATATTGTGGTGAACAACCAGGTAGGATTTACCACAAATTATCTGGACGGTCGCTCCTCTACCTATTGTACAGATGTGGGAAAAGTTACACTGTCGCCAATTCTTCATGTGAATGCCGACGATGTTGAGGCTGTTGTTCATGCCATGTTATTTGCACTGGATTTCCGGATGGAATTTGGCCGGGATGTGTTTATAGACCTCTTAGGTTACAGGAAGTACGGACATAACGAAGGAGACGAACCACGTTTCACACAGCCAAAATTATATAAGGCCATTTCCAAACATAAGAACCCCAGAGACATCTATGCAGAGAAACTGATACAGGAAGGAGTGATCGATAAAGGATTTACTGCACAACTGGAACAGGAGTATAAGGATAAGCTGGAAGAGAAACTGGAGGATTCGCGTAAAGAGGAAAAAACAGAGATCACCGCCATTATGAAAGACGAATGGGATGGTTTCCACTATGCCGAAGGTGATAGTATGGTAAAAACATTCGATACCACTGTCGATATTAAAAAACTAAATGAGGTTGCTGAAGTGATCACCAGGTTACCGGAGGACAAAAAGTTTTTAAGGAAGATCTCCAGGCTGATCGAAGCTCGGCACAAAATGTACTTTGAAGATAATAAACTGGACTGGGCCATGGGCGAATTACTCGCTTATGGAACCCTCCTTTCACAGGGTTACGATGTTAGAATGTCCGGTCAAGATGTGGAGCGAGGTACCTTCTCACACAGACATGCAGTTGTTAAAGTGGAGGATAGCGAGGAAGAAATTGTATTGTTAAACGACTTAAAAGGAGAACAAGGCGATTTTTATATTTATAATTCTTTGTTATCCGAATATGGAGTGGTTGGTTTTGATTACGGTTATGCCATGGCGAGCCCGAAAACCCTTACTATCTGGGAAGCCCAGTTTGGGGATTTCAGTAATGGGGCACAGATCATGATAGACCAGTATATCTCGGCTTCCGAAGATAAATGGAAATTGCAAAACGGACTCGTGATGTTGCTGCCACACGGGTATGAAGGTCAGGGTGCCGAGCACTCTTCGGCTCGTATGGAACGATATTTACAATTATGTGCTGTGGATAACATGTTCGTAGCAGATTGTACCACGCCGGCAAACTTCTACCATCTGTTGCGAAGACAAATGATAGTGGATTTCAGAAAACCATTGATAGTTTTCACGCCTAAGAGTTTGCTTCGTCATCCGAAAGTAGTTTCTACCAGGGAAGAATTGGCGAATGGCAGTTTTAAAATGCTAATCGATGACCCGGATGCTAAGGTTTCTAAAATTAAAACCCTGGTATTCCTCACGGGAAAATTCTATTACGATCTGCTGGAAAAAAAGGAGGAACTGAAAAGAGACGATGTTGCCCTTGTAAGAATAGAGCAAATATTTCCGCTGCCTAAGGATGAAATAACTGCGACATTAAAGAAATATAAAAATGCGACCGACATTGTATGGGCGCAGGAAGAACCTAAGAATATGGGGGCTTATTCCCACATGTTGATGCACTACGAAGAATCCAGGAATTGGCGGGTTTGCAGTAGAAAAATGTATGCGGCGCCGGCTTCGGGAAGCTCGGTACGTAGTTTACAAAGACATCAGCGAGTGATAGAAAGCGTATTCAACCCAACTGAAAACAACTAA